A window from Pseudooceanicola algae encodes these proteins:
- a CDS encoding DMT family transporter has translation MSGNTRGILFALLAYGIYSTHDVVVKYLGADYSSFQIVFFSVLFGFPLTSVMLMRDAKPGTLIPVHPWWMLARTLFTVTANGCAFFAFSVLPLADAYSIFFATPLLITVISIPLLGEKVRLHRWIAICVGLAGVGIVLNPGGAALTVGHVAAMVAAFCGAFAAVIVRKIGSEERSVVMLLYPMMANFLLMGVVMIILPRSYTPVEGLNMLGFALIATLSICGMLCVIQAYKAGEAAIVAPMQYSQIIWATFYGAVFFDQLPGWNVALGAGLIIASGIYIVWREAGKGRTSQQPVLRTRNRIGTPSTPRAGRVMRMQGDN, from the coding sequence ATGTCTGGAAATACCCGTGGGATTCTTTTCGCCTTGCTGGCCTACGGCATCTATTCGACCCACGACGTGGTGGTGAAATACCTCGGGGCGGATTATTCATCCTTCCAGATCGTCTTCTTCTCGGTCCTGTTCGGCTTTCCACTGACCTCGGTCATGCTGATGCGGGACGCCAAGCCCGGAACGCTGATCCCGGTGCATCCCTGGTGGATGCTGGCCCGAACGCTTTTCACCGTCACCGCCAATGGCTGCGCCTTCTTTGCCTTTTCGGTGCTGCCGCTGGCCGATGCCTATTCCATCTTCTTTGCAACCCCCCTGCTGATCACGGTGATCTCGATCCCGCTGCTGGGGGAAAAGGTACGCCTGCATCGCTGGATCGCCATCTGCGTGGGCCTGGCGGGGGTGGGCATCGTCCTGAACCCCGGTGGGGCGGCGCTGACCGTGGGCCATGTCGCGGCCATGGTCGCGGCCTTCTGCGGCGCCTTCGCGGCCGTGATCGTACGCAAGATCGGATCCGAGGAACGCTCGGTCGTCATGCTGCTTTACCCGATGATGGCGAATTTCCTGTTGATGGGCGTGGTGATGATCATCCTGCCGCGCAGCTATACGCCGGTCGAGGGGCTGAACATGCTGGGCTTTGCCCTGATTGCCACTCTGTCCATCTGTGGCATGCTATGCGTGATACAGGCCTACAAGGCCGGAGAGGCCGCCATCGTCGCGCCCATGCAATACTCCCAGATCATCTGGGCCACCTTCTATGGGGCGGTGTTCTTTGATCAGCTTCCCGGATGGAACGTGGCCCTGGGAGCCGGGCTGATCATCGCCTCGGGGATCTACATCGTCTGGCGCGAAGCCGGCAAGGGCCGGACGTCCCAGCAACCGGTTCTACGGACGCGCAACCGGATCGGAACGCCCTCGACGCCGCGGGCGGGCCGCGTCATGCGAATGCAGGGAGACAACTGA
- the leuB gene encoding 3-isopropylmalate dehydrogenase — MSNPSLLILAGDGIGPEVMAEVRKIIGWFGDKRGMAFDVTEDLVGGAAYDAHGTPLTDETMAKAQEADAVLLGAVGGPKYDVLDFSVKPERGLLRLRKEMDLYSNLRPAQCFDALADFSSLKKNVVAGLDIMIVRELTSGVYFGEPRGIIEEGNERVGINTQRYTESEIDRVARSAFELAMKRGKKLCSMEKANVMESGILWREVVTEVGKDYPEVELSHMYADAGAMQLTRWPKQFDVIVTDNLFGDLLSDLAAMLTGSLGMLPSASLGAPMANGRPKALYEPVHGSAPDIAGQGKANPCACILSFAMALRYSFDQGDEATRLEAAVEKVLADGVRTADLLNDEGITPATTADMGDAVIAALDASL; from the coding sequence ATGAGCAACCCCTCGCTTCTTATCCTTGCCGGAGACGGCATCGGCCCCGAAGTCATGGCCGAAGTGCGCAAGATCATCGGCTGGTTCGGTGACAAGCGTGGCATGGCCTTCGACGTGACCGAGGACCTGGTGGGCGGCGCGGCCTATGATGCCCATGGCACCCCGCTGACCGACGAAACCATGGCCAAGGCGCAAGAGGCCGACGCGGTTCTGCTGGGGGCCGTTGGTGGACCGAAATACGACGTACTCGACTTTTCGGTGAAGCCCGAGCGCGGCCTGCTGCGCCTGCGCAAGGAGATGGACCTTTACTCCAACCTGCGTCCGGCCCAGTGCTTTGACGCGCTGGCGGATTTCTCGTCCCTGAAAAAGAACGTGGTCGCCGGGCTCGACATCATGATCGTGCGCGAACTGACCTCGGGCGTCTATTTCGGTGAGCCGCGCGGCATCATCGAGGAAGGCAATGAGCGCGTCGGCATCAACACGCAGCGCTATACGGAATCCGAGATTGACCGCGTGGCGCGTTCTGCCTTCGAACTGGCGATGAAGCGCGGCAAGAAGCTGTGCTCGATGGAAAAGGCCAACGTGATGGAATCCGGCATCCTGTGGCGCGAAGTCGTCACGGAAGTCGGCAAGGATTACCCCGAGGTCGAGCTGTCGCATATGTATGCCGATGCCGGTGCCATGCAGCTGACCCGCTGGCCCAAGCAGTTCGACGTCATCGTGACGGACAACCTGTTCGGCGATCTGCTGTCCGATCTCGCCGCCATGCTGACGGGATCACTCGGTATGTTGCCCTCTGCTTCGCTGGGTGCACCGATGGCCAATGGCCGGCCCAAGGCGCTTTACGAACCCGTTCACGGCTCGGCCCCCGATATCGCCGGACAGGGCAAGGCCAACCCCTGTGCCTGTATCCTCAGCTTTGCCATGGCGCTGCGCTACAGCTTTGATCAGGGTGACGAGGCGACCCGCCTTGAAGCAGCGGTGGAAAAGGTGCTGGCCGATGGTGTGCGCACCGCGGACCTGCTGAACGACGAAGGCATCACCCCGGCGACGACCGCCGACATGGGCGATGCGGTGATCGCGGCGCTGGACGCCAGCCTTTGA
- a CDS encoding LysR family transcriptional regulator, producing MDNRVSSLDWALVQVFVAVADAGSLSGAARALGLSQPTLGRQVKRLEDTLGAELFLRHPRGLALSPTGQQILPAARRIQASVGEIALCVAGQDDRLAGTVRITASEMVAFRILPGILAQLRAEVPQLRIELAASDRAESLTFREADIAVRMFRPEQLEIVTRRLGVVEIGVFAAPQYLDRVGRPETMAQILACDLVGYDRSDLILRGMGAMGIALTREDFAVRCDDQVTYWELVRAGCGIGFGQRSIGRADPQLEEIPSPLALPVLPVWLAAHEVLRHTPRVALVWDRLEAGLAAFVS from the coding sequence ATGGATAACCGGGTCTCTTCCCTCGACTGGGCGCTGGTGCAGGTGTTTGTCGCCGTGGCCGATGCCGGGTCGCTGTCGGGCGCGGCACGGGCGCTTGGACTGTCGCAACCCACGCTGGGGCGGCAGGTCAAGCGGTTGGAGGACACCCTTGGGGCCGAGCTGTTCCTGCGCCATCCCCGTGGTCTTGCCCTGTCGCCCACCGGACAGCAGATCCTGCCGGCGGCGCGGCGCATCCAGGCCTCGGTCGGAGAGATCGCGCTCTGCGTGGCCGGGCAGGACGACCGGCTGGCGGGCACGGTGCGGATCACGGCTTCGGAAATGGTGGCCTTCCGCATCCTGCCGGGGATCCTGGCGCAGTTGCGCGCCGAGGTGCCCCAACTACGCATTGAACTTGCCGCCTCTGACCGGGCCGAAAGCCTGACCTTCCGCGAGGCCGATATCGCGGTGCGGATGTTCCGCCCCGAGCAGCTGGAAATCGTCACCCGCAGGCTGGGCGTGGTCGAGATCGGGGTCTTTGCCGCGCCACAGTACCTTGATCGGGTGGGGCGGCCGGAAACCATGGCGCAGATTCTGGCCTGCGACCTTGTGGGCTATGACCGGTCGGACCTGATCCTGCGCGGCATGGGCGCGATGGGGATCGCCCTGACCCGCGAAGATTTCGCGGTCCGTTGCGATGATCAGGTGACCTATTGGGAACTGGTCCGCGCCGGCTGCGGCATCGGTTTCGGCCAGCGCAGCATCGGGCGCGCCGATCCGCAGCTGGAAGAGATCCCGAGCCCGCTTGCGCTGCCGGTGTTGCCGGTCTGGCTGGCCGCCCATGAGGTCCTGCGCCACACCCCCCGCGTCGCCCTGGTCTGGGACCGGCTGGAGGCCGGACTCGCCGCCTTCGTTTCTTGA
- a CDS encoding Rossmann-fold NAD(P)-binding domain-containing protein yields MQPTKTSQNVLILGARGKFGSHAQAAFEAAGWRTHCFQRGQDDLMQAAQGMDVIVMGWNPVDYSRWKAELLPMHEAVIAAASAAGATVILPGNVYVFGPASPPVWSLQTPHRATNPLGQLRIKVEQMYRTAPCRVILLRCGDFIDTRPSGNWFDQIITRPLARGRITYPGPADRPHAWAYLPDAARAAVALAKIREDLAGFEDVPFPGYTLTGGELAAALASALGRPVRVARFHWLIVTLLRPVMAGASGLIEMRYLWEKPQRLDSARLAQLLPDWQPTPLPEALEAVTDSLPGRARRRPSDRGAKHHPTSRGKRKLHLDHRGG; encoded by the coding sequence ATGCAACCCACGAAGACTTCCCAAAACGTGTTGATCCTCGGCGCGCGGGGTAAATTTGGCTCTCATGCACAGGCCGCTTTCGAAGCGGCAGGCTGGAGGACCCATTGTTTCCAGCGCGGGCAGGACGACCTGATGCAGGCCGCGCAGGGCATGGACGTGATCGTGATGGGCTGGAACCCGGTCGATTACAGCCGTTGGAAGGCCGAGCTGTTGCCCATGCACGAGGCCGTCATCGCAGCGGCCAGCGCGGCAGGCGCCACCGTGATCCTGCCCGGCAATGTCTATGTCTTCGGTCCGGCATCGCCCCCGGTCTGGTCGTTGCAGACCCCACATCGCGCGACCAACCCGCTGGGGCAGTTGCGGATCAAGGTCGAGCAGATGTACCGCACCGCGCCCTGTCGGGTGATCTTGCTGCGCTGCGGAGATTTCATCGACACGCGGCCCTCCGGCAACTGGTTCGACCAGATCATCACCCGGCCGCTGGCCCGTGGCAGGATCACCTATCCGGGGCCCGCTGACCGCCCCCACGCCTGGGCCTACCTTCCCGATGCCGCCCGCGCCGCCGTCGCGCTGGCCAAAATCCGCGAAGATCTTGCCGGCTTCGAGGACGTACCCTTTCCCGGCTACACCCTGACCGGGGGCGAACTGGCCGCCGCACTGGCCTCGGCTCTGGGCCGGCCGGTCCGGGTCGCGCGTTTCCACTGGTTGATTGTGACGCTGCTGAGGCCCGTCATGGCAGGGGCCTCCGGGTTGATCGAGATGCGCTATCTCTGGGAAAAACCCCAGCGGTTGGACTCCGCCAGATTGGCGCAGCTACTGCCCGACTGGCAGCCCACGCCCCTGCCCGAAGCGCTTGAAGCTGTCACGGACTCACTGCCCGGCCGGGCCCGCCGCCGACCATCTGACCGCGGCGCAAAGCACCATCCCACATCACGCGGAAAGAGAAAATTGCACCTTGATCATCGGGGCGGTTAA
- a CDS encoding methyl-accepting chemotaxis protein yields MTSDMPHLLNTLGLDAAARSLLNDAGTILSGQMEEIVNDQKAMIRARPDLIGMYPDEAALDREVRARSAHWSRLFSDRLDNAFATESRNIGRAHFLSGLDIESFFTAYGRALAQIHVVILRSAARRGKLRLEMAEQIADAVTRAAILDQMLAQDGFNTAQKEDFGKRLGRLGARVEAAFGSVSTNVQSSTHELTGIARTMSEGSRSALPRVDAAVGAAGETAVKILSVSSAAEELSASIREITAQVHDADRISAEATAKAERTDDLVQALKGSGQEISGVIEMISDIASQTNLLALNASVEAARAGEAGKGFAVVAQEVKQLSTRISQATTDISGRIDQMHRDIIEAVDAIHDVGGTIRQIAEINSAISVSVEQQKLATDDIARHAEATATGTDQMTQNIEAVSTVVRQTNDHTATVLTAVQGLSDQSDSLQAQIKKFIAGIKAA; encoded by the coding sequence ATGACCAGTGACATGCCTCACCTTCTGAACACCCTGGGGCTGGATGCGGCCGCCCGGTCGCTGCTGAACGATGCCGGGACAATCCTGTCCGGCCAGATGGAAGAGATCGTCAACGACCAGAAGGCGATGATCCGCGCCCGTCCCGACCTGATCGGCATGTACCCGGACGAGGCGGCGCTGGATCGCGAAGTCCGGGCGCGCTCGGCCCATTGGTCCCGGCTGTTCTCTGACAGGCTGGACAACGCCTTTGCCACGGAATCGCGCAATATCGGGCGGGCGCATTTCCTGTCCGGCCTCGATATCGAAAGCTTCTTCACCGCCTACGGGCGGGCCCTGGCGCAGATCCACGTGGTGATCCTGCGCAGCGCGGCGCGGCGCGGCAAGCTGCGGCTGGAAATGGCCGAACAGATCGCCGATGCGGTGACCCGCGCGGCGATCCTTGATCAGATGCTCGCGCAGGACGGCTTCAATACCGCGCAGAAGGAAGACTTCGGCAAACGCCTGGGCCGGCTCGGCGCCCGGGTCGAGGCCGCCTTCGGCTCGGTTTCCACCAATGTCCAGAGCTCGACGCATGAACTGACGGGAATCGCCCGCACGATGTCCGAAGGGTCGCGCAGTGCCCTGCCCCGTGTCGATGCCGCTGTCGGGGCCGCCGGAGAAACGGCGGTCAAGATCCTGTCCGTCTCCAGCGCTGCCGAGGAACTTTCTGCCTCGATCCGCGAAATCACGGCACAGGTGCACGACGCAGACCGGATTTCGGCCGAGGCAACCGCCAAGGCGGAACGCACCGACGATCTGGTCCAGGCGCTCAAGGGCTCGGGCCAGGAAATCAGCGGCGTGATCGAGATGATTTCCGATATTGCCTCCCAGACCAACCTGCTGGCCCTGAATGCCTCGGTCGAGGCGGCGCGCGCCGGGGAAGCGGGCAAGGGGTTTGCTGTTGTCGCCCAAGAGGTAAAGCAGTTGTCGACGCGGATTTCCCAGGCGACGACGGATATTTCGGGCCGCATCGACCAGATGCATCGCGACATCATCGAAGCCGTGGACGCAATCCACGATGTCGGCGGCACCATCCGGCAGATCGCCGAAATCAACTCGGCCATCTCGGTCTCGGTCGAGCAACAGAAGCTGGCCACCGACGACATCGCCCGCCACGCCGAGGCGACAGCGACCGGCACCGATCAGATGACCCAGAACATAGAGGCCGTCAGCACGGTCGTGCGCCAGACCAACGACCACACCGCCACGGTCCTGACCGCCGTCCAGGGGCTGAGCGATCAATCCGACAGCCTGCAGGCCCAGATCAAGAAGTTCATCGCCGGGATCAAGGCCGCCTGA
- a CDS encoding endonuclease/exonuclease/phosphatase family protein has product MGKAWRWLLALGTIALTTGAAADPRTLRIAYYDTELEAEGPGLLLRDLLAGKDPRFAALGQVVARVDPDILVLAGIDYDAENRALSALNAGFAAPYPHLFAARPNSGVPTGLDLDRNGRLGEARDAQGYGRFNGAAGLAVLSRLPLGPARSFSELLWQDLPGSLMQPDDTGRDHQRLSSVGHWLIPAGPLTLGIFRATTPVFDGPEDRNGRRNADEIRFWQLLLAGEFGPPPAFPVVIGGANLDPAKGDGRREAIHALLADPALQDPRPTDGQGEVATVDWGGAGPGRMRVDYVLPSAALQVVGSGVYWPVESSLAEAPQLVGRHRLVWVDILKP; this is encoded by the coding sequence ATGGGCAAGGCATGGCGATGGCTTCTGGCGCTGGGGACGATAGCGCTGACCACCGGGGCGGCGGCAGATCCCCGGACCCTGCGCATTGCCTATTACGACACGGAGCTTGAGGCCGAAGGACCGGGTCTTCTGCTGCGCGATCTGCTGGCGGGCAAGGATCCGCGTTTCGCCGCCCTTGGGCAGGTTGTCGCGCGGGTTGATCCGGATATCCTGGTCCTGGCGGGGATTGACTACGATGCAGAGAACCGCGCGCTTTCCGCATTGAATGCAGGTTTCGCAGCGCCCTATCCTCATCTTTTCGCCGCCCGTCCGAACAGTGGTGTGCCGACCGGGCTGGATCTGGATCGCAACGGTCGCCTTGGCGAGGCGCGCGATGCCCAGGGCTATGGTCGGTTCAACGGCGCGGCGGGGCTGGCGGTGCTGTCCCGTTTGCCGCTGGGGCCGGCGCGGTCCTTTTCGGAGCTATTGTGGCAGGACCTGCCGGGCAGTCTGATGCAACCAGACGATACGGGACGCGATCATCAACGCCTGTCCTCAGTCGGACATTGGCTGATCCCGGCGGGGCCGCTGACCTTGGGGATCTTTCGCGCCACGACACCGGTTTTCGACGGGCCCGAAGACCGCAACGGGCGGCGCAATGCGGATGAGATCCGGTTTTGGCAATTGCTTTTGGCCGGGGAATTCGGCCCGCCCCCGGCATTCCCCGTGGTGATCGGCGGCGCCAACCTCGACCCCGCCAAGGGCGACGGGCGTCGGGAGGCGATCCATGCCCTGCTGGCCGATCCTGCGCTTCAGGATCCGCGCCCTACAGATGGGCAGGGAGAGGTGGCGACGGTGGATTGGGGCGGTGCCGGGCCGGGCCGAATGCGGGTCGACTACGTGCTGCCTAGCGCGGCTTTGCAGGTGGTCGGGTCCGGGGTCTACTGGCCCGTGGAGTCTTCGCTTGCCGAGGCGCCGCAGTTGGTCGGGCGGCATCGGCTGGTCTGGGTTGATATCCTGAAGCCCTGA
- the leuD gene encoding 3-isopropylmalate dehydratase small subunit, which produces MEKFEKLSGVAAPMPLVNIDTDMIIPKQFLKTIKRTGLGVHAFAEMRYDDNGDEIPDFVLNRPAYRAASVIVAGDNFGCGSSREHAPWALADFGIKVVISTSFADIFFNNCFKNGMLPIVMPQEVVDVLMKDAEKGSNARMDVDLEAQTVTTSDGEVFAFEVDPFRKHCLLEGLDDIGLTLEKVASIETFEAAATQSRPWV; this is translated from the coding sequence ATGGAAAAATTCGAAAAACTTTCCGGGGTTGCGGCGCCTATGCCGCTGGTCAACATCGACACCGACATGATCATCCCGAAGCAATTCCTGAAGACGATCAAGCGGACCGGCCTTGGCGTGCATGCCTTTGCCGAGATGCGCTATGACGACAATGGTGACGAAATCCCCGATTTCGTGTTGAATCGCCCGGCCTATCGCGCGGCGTCGGTGATCGTTGCGGGCGACAATTTCGGCTGTGGCTCGTCACGGGAACACGCGCCCTGGGCGCTGGCGGATTTCGGCATCAAGGTGGTGATCTCGACCTCCTTCGCGGACATCTTCTTCAACAACTGCTTCAAGAACGGGATGCTGCCGATCGTCATGCCGCAAGAGGTCGTGGATGTGTTGATGAAGGACGCCGAAAAGGGCTCCAACGCGCGCATGGACGTGGATCTTGAGGCGCAGACTGTCACCACCTCGGATGGCGAAGTCTTTGCCTTCGAGGTCGATCCGTTCCGCAAGCATTGCCTGTTGGAAGGGCTGGACGATATCGGTCTGACGCTTGAAAAGGTCGCTTCGATCGAGACATTCGAAGCCGCTGCAACCCAGTCCCGCCCCTGGGTCTGA
- a CDS encoding HdeD family acid-resistance protein, translating into MKVSTTLIAVAALLLIGGVLALMNPFAASLAVTTMVGIFFLASGIIQAWILFKADAHDLRLWNAFVALLTIVAGVWLLANPLQGTVSLTLILGVVFFVMGIVRLMMATRLAGTPFLWLAVLSGVASVGIGLLVFFDFASAAPTLLGLLLGFQLLAEGLGLLTFGIVIRRNGN; encoded by the coding sequence ATGAAGGTATCCACGACTTTGATCGCCGTTGCAGCCCTGCTGCTGATCGGCGGCGTCCTGGCATTGATGAACCCCTTCGCGGCCTCGCTGGCCGTGACGACCATGGTGGGGATCTTCTTTCTTGCCAGCGGGATCATCCAGGCCTGGATCCTGTTCAAGGCCGACGCCCATGACCTCCGGTTGTGGAACGCCTTCGTGGCGCTGCTGACCATCGTCGCGGGTGTCTGGCTGCTGGCCAATCCGCTGCAGGGCACGGTGTCGCTGACGCTGATCCTGGGTGTGGTCTTCTTTGTCATGGGGATCGTCCGCCTGATGATGGCGACCCGGCTGGCGGGCACGCCTTTCCTTTGGCTGGCGGTCCTGTCGGGGGTGGCTTCGGTCGGGATCGGCCTGCTGGTGTTCTTTGATTTTGCCAGCGCGGCGCCGACCCTTCTGGGCCTGCTTCTGGGCTTCCAGCTGCTGGCCGAAGGGCTGGGCCTGCTGACCTTCGGCATCGTCATCCGCCGCAACGGCAACTAA
- the leuC gene encoding 3-isopropylmalate dehydratase large subunit, translating to MSPKTLYDKIWDAHVAHEADDGTCLLYIDRHLVHEVTSPQAFEGLRLAGRSVHAPDKTIAVPDHNVPTTLDRANGIENEESRIQVDALDKNARDFGVHYYPVSDVRQGIVHIVGPEQGWTLPGMTVVCGDSHTATHGAFGSLAHGIGTSEVEHVLATQTLIQSKSKNMKVEITGQLMPGVTAKDITLSVIGATGTAGGTGYVIEYCGEAIRSLSMEGRMTVCNMAIEGGARAGLIAPDETTFAYVMGRPHAPKGAQWEAAMTWWKTLYSDDDAHWDKVITLKGEDIAPVVTWGTSPEDVLPITAEVPAAESFKGGKVEAARRALDYMGLTPGQKLSDIAIDTVFIGSCTNGRIEDLRAAAAILKGKKVKDGMRAMVVPGSGLVRAQAEEEGLAQVFIDAGFEWRLAGCSMCLAMNPDQLSPGERCAATSNRNFEGRQGRGGRTHLMSPAMAAAAAVTGRLTDIRELM from the coding sequence ATGTCCCCCAAGACGCTTTACGACAAGATCTGGGACGCCCATGTCGCCCACGAGGCCGATGATGGCACCTGTCTTCTTTATATCGACCGTCACCTCGTGCACGAAGTGACCAGCCCGCAGGCCTTCGAAGGTCTGCGTCTGGCGGGGCGCAGCGTCCATGCGCCCGACAAGACCATCGCCGTGCCGGATCACAACGTGCCGACCACGCTCGACCGCGCCAACGGGATCGAGAACGAGGAAAGCCGCATCCAGGTCGACGCGCTGGACAAGAACGCCAGGGACTTCGGCGTGCATTACTATCCCGTCTCGGATGTCCGCCAGGGCATCGTGCATATCGTCGGGCCCGAACAGGGCTGGACCCTGCCGGGCATGACCGTGGTCTGCGGTGACAGCCACACCGCGACCCATGGCGCCTTCGGGTCGCTGGCCCACGGTATCGGTACCTCCGAGGTCGAGCACGTGCTGGCCACCCAGACCCTGATCCAGTCCAAGTCCAAGAACATGAAGGTCGAGATCACCGGCCAGCTGATGCCCGGTGTCACCGCCAAGGACATCACCCTGTCGGTCATCGGCGCGACCGGCACCGCCGGCGGCACCGGCTATGTCATCGAATATTGCGGCGAAGCCATCCGGTCGCTGTCGATGGAAGGCCGCATGACCGTCTGCAACATGGCCATCGAAGGCGGCGCCCGCGCCGGCCTGATCGCGCCGGACGAAACCACCTTTGCCTATGTCATGGGCCGCCCCCATGCGCCCAAGGGCGCTCAGTGGGAAGCCGCGATGACCTGGTGGAAGACGCTTTATTCCGACGACGACGCGCATTGGGACAAGGTCATCACCCTGAAGGGCGAAGATATCGCGCCGGTCGTCACCTGGGGCACCTCGCCCGAGGACGTGCTGCCGATCACCGCCGAAGTCCCCGCCGCCGAAAGCTTCAAGGGTGGCAAGGTCGAGGCCGCCAGGCGCGCGCTTGACTACATGGGCCTGACGCCGGGCCAGAAGCTGAGCGATATTGCCATCGACACGGTCTTCATCGGGTCCTGCACCAATGGCCGGATCGAAGATCTGCGCGCTGCGGCCGCGATCCTGAAAGGCAAGAAGGTCAAGGACGGCATGCGCGCCATGGTCGTGCCGGGCTCCGGTCTGGTCCGGGCGCAGGCCGAAGAAGAAGGCCTGGCGCAGGTCTTCATCGACGCCGGTTTCGAATGGCGGCTTGCGGGCTGCTCCATGTGCCTTGCGATGAACCCGGATCAGCTTAGCCCCGGTGAACGCTGTGCCGCGACCTCGAACCGGAACTTCGAAGGCCGTCAGGGCCGGGGCGGACGTACCCACCTGATGTCCCCGGCGATGGCGGCGGCAGCGGCGGTCACGGGCCGGCTTACGGATATCCGGGAATTGATGTAA
- the rsfS gene encoding ribosome silencing factor, protein MTAPDELSPKGQLNLILQSLDDDKAEEIVTIDLAGKSSIGDYMIVCSGRSSRQVAAISEKLVDRLKQATGRTAKVEGKETGDWVLIDTGDVVVHVFRPEVREFYQLEKMWQQPASATPRG, encoded by the coding sequence ATGACCGCCCCAGACGAGCTTTCGCCCAAGGGGCAGCTCAACCTCATCCTGCAATCGCTGGACGACGACAAGGCCGAAGAGATCGTGACCATCGATCTTGCGGGCAAATCGTCGATTGGCGATTACATGATCGTCTGCTCCGGCCGCTCGTCGCGGCAGGTCGCGGCGATCTCGGAAAAGCTTGTCGACCGGCTGAAGCAGGCGACGGGCCGGACCGCCAAGGTGGAAGGCAAGGAAACCGGGGACTGGGTGCTGATCGACACCGGCGACGTGGTCGTCCATGTGTTCCGCCCCGAAGTCCGCGAGTTCTACCAGCTTGAGAAGATGTGGCAGCAACCGGCCAGCGCGACCCCGCGCGGCTGA
- the rlmH gene encoding 23S rRNA (pseudouridine(1915)-N(3))-methyltransferase RlmH yields the protein MKLGICAIGRLRAGPEKALIDDYLDRAGKSGRSMGLGPASVQDGEAKKGGMSAEAEILLRMIPDGARVVALDERGKLLTSPDFAQVLAGWRDEGIRDTVFLIGGADGLDPALRRRADLMLSFGKMVWPHMLARAMLAEQIYRAVTILGGSPYHRV from the coding sequence ATGAAGCTGGGTATCTGCGCCATCGGCCGGCTGCGCGCCGGCCCTGAAAAGGCGCTGATCGACGATTACCTGGACCGGGCCGGCAAGTCCGGCCGGTCCATGGGCCTTGGCCCCGCCTCTGTGCAGGATGGCGAGGCTAAGAAGGGCGGCATGTCGGCCGAGGCCGAGATCCTGCTGCGCATGATCCCCGATGGCGCCCGCGTCGTGGCCCTGGATGAACGGGGCAAGCTTCTGACATCCCCTGATTTCGCGCAGGTCCTTGCGGGCTGGCGCGATGAAGGCATCCGCGATACGGTTTTCCTGATCGGTGGCGCCGACGGGCTGGACCCGGCCCTGCGCCGGCGTGCCGATTTGATGCTGTCTTTCGGCAAGATGGTCTGGCCGCATATGCTGGCCCGTGCCATGCTGGCCGAGCAGATCTATCGTGCGGTGACCATCCTTGGCGGTTCTCCCTACCATCGGGTCTGA